In Streptantibioticus cattleyicolor NRRL 8057 = DSM 46488, a genomic segment contains:
- a CDS encoding enoyl-CoA hydratase/isomerase family protein: protein MTVRCEVRGDGIAVITLDRPERHNAIDLETAERLGATWDRLRYDDSVRVAVLTGAGDAAFCTGLDRSAGIPQPASPYSVDDPLLRIGPKSRDLWKPVIAAVNGMACGGAFYLLAECEFLIAAEHATFFDPHTTYGMVSAYESIGMAQRMPYGEVARMALMGTAERLGARRAHDVGLVSQVVPVGHDLLTAALDAATEIAGHPTEAVQGTVRALWAARELSRAHALSSAASLIALGNAPAETQRARFAGRGRGFRIR, encoded by the coding sequence ATGACCGTGCGCTGCGAGGTACGCGGCGACGGCATCGCCGTGATCACCCTGGACCGCCCCGAACGCCACAACGCGATCGACCTGGAGACCGCGGAACGGCTCGGCGCGACCTGGGACCGCCTGCGGTACGACGACTCCGTGCGGGTCGCCGTACTGACCGGCGCCGGCGACGCCGCCTTCTGCACCGGCCTCGACCGCTCCGCCGGCATCCCGCAACCCGCCTCCCCCTACAGCGTCGACGACCCCCTGCTGCGCATCGGCCCCAAATCCCGCGACCTGTGGAAGCCGGTGATCGCCGCGGTCAACGGGATGGCCTGCGGCGGGGCGTTCTACCTGCTCGCCGAGTGCGAGTTCCTCATCGCGGCGGAACACGCGACGTTCTTCGACCCGCACACCACGTACGGGATGGTCAGCGCCTACGAGTCCATCGGCATGGCGCAGCGGATGCCGTACGGGGAGGTGGCGCGGATGGCCCTGATGGGCACCGCGGAACGGCTCGGCGCCCGCCGCGCCCACGACGTCGGCCTCGTCTCGCAGGTCGTCCCGGTCGGCCACGACCTGCTCACGGCGGCCCTCGACGCCGCCACGGAGATCGCCGGCCACCCCACGGAGGCCGTCCAAGGCACGGTACGGGCGCTCTGGGCCGCCCGGGAACTCTCCCGCGCCCACGCCCTCTCCTCCGCCGCCTCCCTCATCGCCCTGGGCAACGCCCCCGCGGAAACACAACGGGCCCGCTTCGCGGGGAGGGGGAGGGGGTTCCGTATCCGCTGA
- a CDS encoding outer membrane protein assembly factor BamB family protein, with product MVEQLSQHDPRRIGPFEVLGRLGAGGMGLVYLARSASGRRVAIKTVRAELAEDQLFRVRFTREVEAARAVSGFYTAAVVDADPRAAVPWLATAYVPAPSLEEIVNESGPLPAPAVRWLAAGIAEALQSIHGAGLVHRDLKPSNVLVVEDGPRVIDFGIASGVSSTRLTMTNVAVGTPAYMSPEQARDSRSVTGASDIFSLGSTLLFAATGHPPFHGGNPVETVFMLLREAPDMSGLPDELRPLIESCMRKEADRRPTPADLQAQLAPHLFASGGDDSGSASAWLPANAVAMIEERGGRRRAAAAAAAPPPPPLPPPPPSAEPVGAPAGGGRHAVAERSDPRPAVAVGGGAAGPVKLAGSVPIGPGPRVADGKELRGTQAVGPVPGLGWSARGQGVTGMTGPGRPSASSAPGAVPPPPSAPPVVPPPAPSGPPVQVVQPVQPAPSAPSATRAEPDPRWRPWRFRMSNDVWGTPVVAGNRLYVTSFEIHALDVATGQRQFKTRDVAWTMAVADGRVHASDGPSLYALDAADGGERWRLAVDGWVYTIGVAPGTVVTGTRGGGVQGWDAASGELRWERAGAQADFETPESGPAVVDGRVYYRGGGRLHALDPHSGTVRWSAPVDDGMPVRPVAAEGSVYVVAGTRVLSLDAATGAERWRFDAPAVMFAPVTVAGGSVFAVDYLGTVHAIDPRTGGRRWHVATEARQSVEPVLVSDGLVHLGSGGGLYTLDAVSGAPKWRFATQGDIVGAPVAADGRIHFGSMDHCLYTVDASGGQLRWKLETGGEITGTPVVRDGVVFACSKDRCVYALDAAKGTGVAPKR from the coding sequence GTGGTGGAACAGCTTTCGCAGCACGACCCGAGACGGATCGGCCCGTTCGAGGTCCTCGGGCGGCTCGGGGCCGGCGGCATGGGGCTGGTCTATCTCGCGCGCTCGGCGTCCGGGCGACGCGTGGCGATCAAGACGGTGCGTGCCGAACTCGCCGAGGACCAGCTGTTCCGGGTCCGCTTCACCCGTGAGGTGGAGGCGGCCCGCGCGGTCAGCGGTTTCTACACGGCCGCCGTGGTCGACGCCGACCCCCGGGCCGCGGTGCCCTGGCTCGCCACCGCCTACGTCCCGGCGCCCTCGCTGGAGGAGATAGTCAACGAGAGCGGTCCGCTGCCCGCGCCGGCGGTGCGCTGGCTGGCGGCCGGGATCGCCGAGGCGCTCCAGTCCATCCACGGCGCCGGGCTGGTCCACCGGGACCTGAAACCGTCCAACGTGCTCGTGGTCGAGGACGGCCCCCGTGTCATCGACTTCGGCATCGCCAGCGGTGTCTCCAGCACCCGGCTGACCATGACCAACGTCGCCGTGGGCACCCCCGCCTACATGTCACCGGAGCAGGCACGCGACTCACGGAGCGTCACCGGCGCCAGCGACATCTTCTCGCTGGGCTCCACGCTGCTCTTCGCCGCCACCGGCCACCCGCCGTTCCACGGCGGCAACCCGGTGGAGACGGTCTTCATGCTGCTGCGTGAGGCCCCCGACATGTCGGGGCTCCCGGACGAGCTGCGGCCACTGATCGAGTCCTGCATGCGCAAGGAGGCCGACCGCCGTCCGACCCCGGCGGACCTCCAGGCGCAGCTCGCCCCGCACCTGTTCGCCTCCGGAGGGGACGACAGCGGATCGGCCTCGGCCTGGCTGCCGGCGAACGCGGTGGCGATGATCGAGGAGCGCGGCGGCCGGCGCCGGGCCGCCGCGGCTGCCGCCGCCCCGCCTCCGCCGCCCCTGCCGCCTCCGCCGCCGTCCGCGGAGCCGGTGGGCGCTCCGGCCGGCGGGGGGCGCCACGCGGTGGCGGAGCGGAGCGACCCGCGGCCGGCGGTGGCCGTCGGCGGCGGTGCCGCGGGACCGGTGAAGCTGGCCGGTTCGGTGCCGATCGGGCCCGGCCCGCGGGTGGCCGACGGCAAGGAGTTGCGCGGCACGCAGGCGGTGGGCCCGGTGCCGGGGCTGGGCTGGAGCGCGCGCGGCCAGGGGGTGACGGGGATGACCGGTCCCGGCCGTCCGTCGGCGTCCTCGGCCCCCGGCGCGGTGCCGCCGCCCCCGTCGGCCCCGCCGGTGGTCCCGCCGCCGGCGCCGTCCGGGCCGCCGGTGCAGGTGGTGCAGCCCGTCCAGCCGGCCCCCTCGGCCCCGTCCGCCACCCGCGCGGAGCCGGATCCGCGCTGGCGGCCGTGGCGGTTCCGGATGTCCAACGACGTCTGGGGCACCCCCGTGGTGGCCGGGAACCGGCTGTACGTCACGTCGTTCGAGATCCACGCGCTCGACGTGGCCACCGGGCAGCGGCAGTTCAAGACCCGGGATGTCGCCTGGACGATGGCCGTGGCCGACGGCCGCGTCCACGCCTCCGACGGGCCCAGCCTGTACGCCCTCGACGCGGCCGACGGCGGCGAACGCTGGCGGCTCGCCGTGGACGGCTGGGTCTACACGATCGGGGTCGCCCCCGGCACGGTGGTCACCGGTACCCGCGGCGGCGGGGTGCAGGGCTGGGACGCCGCCAGTGGCGAGCTGCGCTGGGAACGCGCCGGTGCCCAGGCCGACTTCGAGACCCCCGAGTCCGGGCCCGCGGTGGTCGACGGCAGGGTCTACTACCGCGGCGGCGGCCGGCTCCACGCCCTCGACCCGCACTCCGGCACCGTCCGTTGGAGCGCCCCCGTGGACGACGGCATGCCGGTGCGGCCGGTGGCCGCCGAGGGTTCGGTGTACGTGGTCGCCGGCACCCGGGTGCTCTCCCTCGACGCGGCGACCGGCGCGGAACGCTGGCGGTTCGACGCCCCGGCGGTCATGTTCGCCCCCGTGACCGTGGCGGGCGGCAGCGTCTTCGCCGTCGACTACCTGGGCACCGTCCACGCGATCGACCCGCGCACCGGTGGGCGGCGCTGGCACGTGGCCACCGAGGCCCGGCAGTCCGTGGAGCCCGTCCTCGTCTCGGACGGCCTCGTCCACCTCGGCAGCGGCGGCGGCCTCTACACCCTCGACGCCGTCTCCGGCGCCCCCAAGTGGCGCTTCGCCACCCAGGGCGACATCGTCGGCGCCCCCGTCGCCGCCGACGGCCGCATCCACTTCGGCTCCATGGACCACTGCCTCTACACGGTGGACGCCTCCGGCGGCCAACTTCGCTGGAAGCTCGAGACCGGCGGGGAGATCACCGGTACGCCTGTCGTGCGTGACGGTGTGGTCTTCGCGTGCAGCAAGGACCGGTGCGTTTACGCGCTCGACGCGGCGAAGGGTACGGGGGTGGCCCCCAAACGCTGA
- a CDS encoding VOC family protein gives MGTYADGAPCWVDVMLPDLEAGKHFYGELLGWTFEDTGPDFGHYTNALRDGERVAGLMPKHDAAMPTVWTVYLASSDAAATAARIREAGGQVFVEPMAVRDLGTMLVAADPGGAVFGVWQGGAHQGFGAKGEPGSFCWTELRTRDSDRVDPFYQALFGYRTKQIGQAGGDFDYQVWAVGDSEGDVVAGRHQMGADVPADVPAHFAVYLAVPDCDEAVATVRRLGGTVHFGPHDSPFGRLAGVSDDQGASFTLIDPSTTVGERPL, from the coding sequence ATGGGGACATACGCCGACGGGGCGCCCTGCTGGGTGGATGTGATGCTCCCGGACCTGGAGGCCGGCAAGCACTTCTACGGGGAGTTGCTGGGGTGGACGTTCGAGGACACCGGCCCCGACTTCGGCCACTACACCAACGCGCTCCGTGACGGTGAGCGGGTCGCCGGGCTGATGCCCAAGCACGACGCCGCCATGCCCACGGTGTGGACCGTCTACCTCGCCTCCTCCGACGCCGCCGCGACGGCCGCCAGGATCCGCGAGGCGGGCGGCCAGGTCTTCGTCGAGCCCATGGCGGTGCGTGATCTGGGCACCATGCTCGTGGCCGCCGACCCGGGCGGCGCCGTCTTCGGCGTCTGGCAGGGCGGCGCCCACCAGGGCTTCGGCGCCAAGGGCGAGCCCGGCTCCTTCTGCTGGACGGAGCTGCGCACCCGCGACAGCGACCGGGTCGACCCCTTCTACCAGGCGCTTTTCGGCTACCGGACCAAGCAGATAGGCCAGGCCGGGGGCGACTTCGACTACCAGGTCTGGGCGGTGGGCGACTCGGAAGGGGACGTCGTGGCGGGACGTCACCAGATGGGCGCCGACGTCCCGGCCGACGTCCCTGCGCACTTCGCGGTCTACCTGGCCGTCCCCGACTGCGACGAGGCGGTCGCCACCGTCCGCCGGCTCGGCGGCACCGTCCACTTCGGGCCGCACGACAGCCCCTTCGGACGCCTGGCGGGCGTCAGCGACGACCAGGGCGCCTCCTTCACCCTGATCGACCCCTCGACGACGGTGGGTGAGCGCCCGCTGTAA
- a CDS encoding TetR family transcriptional regulator translates to MTGQVRTVDGRVAGRRGQATRQKLLDCLSEMLSTSPYRDVKVIDVARMAGTSPATFYQYFPDVEGAVLELAEEMAKEGATLTDLVAGRSWAGKAAWSAAEDLVDGFLSFWRRNDAILRVVDLGAAEGDKRFYKIRMKILNAVTNSLTDSIKELQDKGRIDKSVSPAAVAGSLVAMLAAVAAHQKGFTSWGVKQAELKPNLALLVHLGVTGKKPTK, encoded by the coding sequence ATGACAGGACAAGTTCGAACCGTGGACGGCCGGGTCGCCGGGCGCCGCGGGCAGGCGACTCGGCAGAAGCTGCTCGACTGCCTCAGCGAGATGCTCAGCACCTCGCCCTACCGGGACGTCAAGGTCATCGACGTGGCCCGGATGGCGGGGACCTCTCCGGCGACGTTCTACCAGTACTTCCCCGACGTCGAGGGCGCCGTCCTCGAACTCGCCGAGGAAATGGCCAAGGAGGGCGCGACGCTGACCGATCTGGTCGCCGGTCGCAGCTGGGCGGGCAAGGCCGCCTGGTCTGCCGCCGAGGACCTGGTCGACGGCTTCCTCTCCTTCTGGCGCCGCAACGACGCCATTCTGCGCGTCGTCGATCTGGGGGCGGCCGAAGGGGACAAGCGGTTCTACAAGATCCGCATGAAGATCCTCAACGCCGTCACCAACTCCCTGACGGACTCGATCAAGGAGCTTCAGGACAAGGGCAGGATCGACAAGTCGGTGAGCCCCGCCGCGGTGGCCGGTTCGCTGGTCGCCATGCTGGCCGCCGTCGCCGCCCACCAGAAGGGCTTCACCAGCTGGGGCGTGAAGCAGGCGGAGCTGAAGCCGAACCTCGCGCTCCTGGTCCACCTGGGCGTGACGGGCAAGAAGCCGACCAAGTAG
- a CDS encoding nitroreductase family deazaflavin-dependent oxidoreductase, protein MTAAERGGTRRNTRQWVQKISSTRGFAAVAPHIVPLLDKTVHRLTRGKVMLSARAMPSLVLTTTGARTGLPRTTPLACMPEAGGTFVVVGSNFGREHHPAWTANLLRHPQARISRRGRETPVTATLLTGPERDRAWQAVVRFWPPYAAYAARVDREIRLFRLVPDDGS, encoded by the coding sequence ATGACGGCGGCGGAACGCGGCGGTACGCGGCGGAACACCCGGCAGTGGGTGCAGAAGATCTCCTCCACCAGGGGGTTCGCCGCGGTCGCGCCCCACATCGTCCCGTTGCTCGACAAAACGGTTCACCGCCTGACCCGCGGTAAGGTGATGCTCAGCGCCCGCGCCATGCCCAGCCTGGTGCTGACCACCACCGGCGCCCGGACCGGCCTGCCGCGCACCACACCGCTGGCCTGCATGCCCGAGGCCGGCGGGACGTTCGTCGTGGTCGGCAGCAACTTCGGCCGCGAACACCACCCCGCCTGGACCGCCAACCTGCTGCGTCACCCGCAGGCCCGGATCAGCCGGCGCGGGCGCGAGACCCCGGTCACCGCCACCCTCCTGACCGGCCCGGAACGGGACCGCGCCTGGCAGGCCGTGGTGCGCTTCTGGCCGCCGTACGCGGCGTACGCGGCCCGGGTCGACCGCGAGATCAGGCTGTTCCGGCTGGTCCCCGACGACGGCAGCTGA
- a CDS encoding acyl-CoA dehydrogenase family protein, protein MDTAFTEEQDQIRRTLRDVLLKHCGPDEVKVAVGTEAGYDRRLWERLAGDLGLPGLALPRDLGGTGCGPTELALACEETGRVLLPSPLFAGCVLAAPLIASLGSASQRRAYLPKIASGELTATLATPAPLATALALTGPNDVPWAGDGRAGGVQARPDGTGWRLYGQAGQVLDGHHAGLLLVAAHTGGFARSRTALFLVDATAPGLRRTRLMTLDETRPQARIELRDVPAEPLGDTATGFSVAHPHASTPPASQTLTALTRTGELAATVLAAEAVGAASAVLASTVDHVRVREQFGRPIGSFQAVKHRLADVYVRVEAARSAAYYAAWAVGTETGPGAAPDGTEGIAVAAPLALAEALDALRHAASEAVQFHGGLGFTWEHHAHLYVKRAAGDELLFGPAHRLRAWAASRAGLFSPRPPGAPAATSPAAPGPLAGSRA, encoded by the coding sequence ATGGACACCGCGTTCACCGAGGAGCAGGACCAGATCCGGCGCACTCTGCGCGATGTGCTGCTCAAACATTGCGGCCCGGACGAGGTCAAGGTGGCCGTCGGGACCGAGGCCGGTTACGACCGGCGGCTGTGGGAACGGCTCGCCGGTGACCTCGGGCTGCCCGGCCTGGCGCTGCCCCGGGACCTCGGCGGCACCGGTTGCGGCCCCACCGAACTCGCGCTGGCCTGCGAGGAGACCGGGCGGGTGTTGCTGCCCTCCCCGCTGTTCGCCGGATGCGTGCTGGCCGCGCCGCTCATCGCCTCGCTGGGCAGTGCGTCGCAGCGCCGCGCGTACCTGCCCAAGATCGCTTCCGGTGAGCTGACCGCGACGCTCGCCACCCCCGCCCCGCTCGCCACCGCGCTCGCCCTGACCGGCCCCAACGACGTCCCGTGGGCCGGTGACGGCCGGGCCGGCGGCGTCCAGGCCCGCCCGGACGGCACCGGATGGCGGCTGTACGGGCAGGCCGGGCAGGTGCTCGACGGCCACCACGCCGGACTGCTGCTCGTCGCCGCGCACACCGGCGGCTTCGCCCGCAGCCGCACCGCCCTCTTCCTCGTCGACGCCACCGCGCCCGGCCTGCGCCGCACCCGGCTGATGACGCTCGACGAGACCCGCCCGCAGGCCCGGATCGAACTGCGTGACGTACCCGCCGAGCCACTGGGCGACACCGCCACCGGCTTTTCCGTCGCTCACCCGCACGCTTCTACGCCGCCCGCTTCCCAAACCTTGACGGCGCTCACCCGTACGGGGGAACTCGCCGCCACCGTGCTCGCCGCCGAAGCCGTCGGCGCCGCCTCCGCCGTACTCGCCAGTACCGTCGACCACGTTCGGGTCAGGGAGCAGTTCGGGCGCCCCATCGGCTCGTTCCAGGCCGTCAAGCACCGCCTGGCGGACGTGTACGTACGCGTGGAGGCGGCCCGTTCGGCGGCCTACTACGCGGCGTGGGCGGTCGGAACGGAAACCGGGCCCGGCGCCGCCCCGGACGGCACCGAGGGCATCGCGGTGGCCGCCCCGCTCGCCCTCGCCGAAGCCCTGGACGCCCTGCGGCACGCCGCCTCCGAGGCCGTTCAGTTCCACGGCGGGCTCGGCTTCACCTGGGAACACCACGCGCATCTGTACGTCAAACGGGCCGCCGGTGACGAACTGCTCTTCGGCCCGGCACACCGGCTCCGGGCCTGGGCCGCGAGCCGCGCCGGGCTCTTCAGCCCCCGACCGCCCGGCGCCCCCGCCGCCACGTCCCCGGCCGCGCCCGGCCCTCTCGCCGGGAGCCGGGCATGA
- a CDS encoding thiolase C-terminal domain-containing protein, translated as MPKPIPAAIPRAAARRRPTGAREVAVVGVALADCGRVDASTPYALHAQAARRALADSGLDRSAVDGLASAGLGTLAPAEVAEYLGLRPTWVESTSVGGATWEVMAAHAADAIAAGHADTVLLVYGSTARADLKAGRRTATLSFGTRGPLQFEAPYGHTLIAKYAMAARRHMHTYGTTIEQLAEVAVQARANAARNPEAMYRAPVTVEDVLAGPLIADPFTKLHCCVRSDGGCAVLLAAADRVPDCAKPPVWILGTGEYVSHTTMSQWPDFTVSPAAVSGQLAFQRAGITPGDVDIAEIYDAFTYMTLVTLEDLGFCAKGEGGGFVEEGRLRYDGALPVNTDGGGLSACHPGMRGLFLLVEAVRQLRGEAGGHQVRKAGGGLPEVAVASGTGGWFCSSGTVVLGR; from the coding sequence ATGCCGAAACCCATACCCGCCGCCATCCCCCGGGCCGCCGCACGCCGTCGCCCCACCGGCGCGCGCGAGGTCGCCGTGGTGGGCGTCGCCCTCGCCGACTGCGGACGGGTCGACGCCTCGACCCCGTACGCACTGCACGCCCAGGCGGCCCGCCGCGCGCTGGCCGACTCCGGGCTGGACCGCTCGGCGGTCGACGGCCTGGCCTCGGCGGGCCTGGGCACCCTCGCCCCCGCCGAGGTCGCCGAATACCTCGGGCTGCGTCCCACCTGGGTGGAGTCCACCTCGGTCGGCGGCGCGACCTGGGAGGTGATGGCCGCGCACGCCGCCGACGCGATCGCCGCCGGGCACGCCGACACCGTGCTGCTCGTCTACGGCTCGACCGCGCGCGCCGACCTCAAGGCCGGGCGGCGCACCGCGACCCTGTCGTTCGGCACGCGGGGCCCGCTCCAGTTCGAGGCGCCCTACGGGCACACCCTGATCGCCAAGTACGCCATGGCCGCCCGCCGCCACATGCACACCTACGGCACCACGATCGAGCAGCTGGCCGAGGTCGCCGTGCAGGCCAGGGCCAACGCGGCGCGCAACCCGGAGGCGATGTACCGCGCACCGGTCACGGTCGAGGACGTCCTCGCCGGGCCGCTGATCGCCGACCCGTTCACCAAACTGCACTGCTGCGTCCGCTCGGACGGCGGCTGCGCGGTGCTGCTGGCCGCCGCCGACCGCGTCCCGGACTGCGCCAAGCCGCCGGTGTGGATCCTGGGCACCGGGGAGTACGTCTCCCACACCACCATGTCGCAGTGGCCGGACTTCACGGTCTCACCCGCCGCCGTCTCGGGACAACTGGCCTTCCAACGGGCCGGAATCACCCCGGGGGACGTCGACATCGCGGAGATCTACGACGCGTTCACCTACATGACCCTGGTCACGCTGGAAGACCTCGGCTTCTGCGCCAAGGGCGAGGGCGGCGGCTTCGTCGAGGAAGGACGGCTGCGGTACGACGGCGCACTGCCGGTCAACACCGACGGCGGCGGGCTTTCCGCCTGCCATCCGGGGATGCGCGGACTGTTCCTGCTGGTCGAGGCGGTACGGCAGTTGCGCGGCGAGGCCGGCGGCCACCAGGTACGCAAGGCGGGCGGCGGGCTGCCGGAGGTCGCGGTGGCCTCCGGTACCGGCGGGTGGTTCTGCTCGTCGGGGACGGTGGTGCTGGGGCGGTGA
- a CDS encoding GNAT family N-acetyltransferase: MLTPVELSAFGLTLRPWEEGDVAAALRGLSDPDFSRWNTPAEPVRDEAAALRFIRARAQGWRRGDMASYAVVADGEVRGYIGVAMPDARMRSGRIGYWTIREHRGHGLATRALETVSRWCFRDLRLHRLDLVHDVGNDASCAVARRCGYLCEGVLRGGRVDLTGVPRDMHLHARIASDRAPDPEAIWRAPREEARERTPRAEA, from the coding sequence ATGCTGACACCGGTTGAACTCTCGGCGTTCGGACTGACCCTCCGGCCGTGGGAGGAGGGCGACGTGGCGGCGGCCTTGCGGGGGCTGAGCGACCCCGATTTCAGCCGTTGGAACACCCCGGCGGAACCGGTACGCGACGAAGCCGCGGCCCTGCGTTTCATACGCGCCCGGGCACAGGGCTGGCGGCGCGGCGACATGGCCTCGTACGCGGTCGTGGCCGACGGGGAGGTGCGCGGCTACATCGGAGTGGCCATGCCGGACGCGCGGATGCGCAGCGGGCGGATCGGTTACTGGACGATCCGCGAACACCGTGGGCACGGGCTGGCCACCCGGGCGCTGGAGACCGTCAGCCGCTGGTGTTTCCGTGACCTGCGGCTGCACCGGCTGGACCTGGTGCACGACGTCGGCAACGACGCCTCCTGCGCCGTCGCGCGCCGGTGCGGCTACCTTTGCGAGGGCGTACTGCGCGGCGGGCGCGTCGACCTGACCGGCGTCCCCCGCGACATGCATCTGCACGCCCGTATCGCGTCCGACCGGGCGCCCGACCCCGAGGCGATATGGCGCGCCCCGCGCGAGGAGGCGCGAGAACGGACCCCGCGCGCGGAGGCGTGA
- a CDS encoding GntR family transcriptional regulator — protein sequence MEPESTYDKVRALIVAGDYLPGQRLTEQELSVRLAVSRTPVREALHKLESDGLVHGGRRGVTVAALGGKALRDAYQLRAALEALTAELAARRQAAGEIPPAALVRLVEYADRADRATRDGDLATAVRLNRAFHRHVAVLADNTPALTTLDRIWDQIVVSTRDSLAAPSRPAEVDAEHRRLIEAITGSAPRPAAEAARQHVLRTLSVRSDHLEGV from the coding sequence GTGGAGCCGGAATCCACCTACGACAAGGTCCGGGCGCTGATCGTGGCGGGAGACTACCTGCCTGGTCAGCGCCTTACCGAACAGGAGTTGTCGGTCCGGCTGGCGGTCAGCCGGACCCCGGTCCGCGAGGCGTTGCACAAGCTGGAGAGCGACGGCCTGGTGCACGGCGGGCGGCGCGGGGTGACGGTGGCCGCGCTGGGCGGCAAGGCGCTGCGGGACGCGTACCAGCTCCGCGCGGCCCTGGAGGCGCTGACCGCGGAGCTGGCGGCGCGCCGGCAGGCAGCGGGCGAGATCCCGCCCGCCGCGCTGGTGCGGCTCGTCGAGTACGCGGACCGGGCGGATCGGGCGACCCGGGACGGCGACCTGGCCACCGCCGTGCGGCTCAACCGCGCCTTCCACCGCCACGTCGCCGTCCTCGCCGACAACACACCGGCCCTCACCACGCTCGACCGGATCTGGGACCAGATCGTCGTCTCCACCCGGGACTCCCTGGCCGCCCCCAGCCGCCCCGCCGAGGTCGACGCCGAACACCGGCGGCTGATCGAGGCGATCACGGGCAGCGCCCCGCGCCCGGCCGCCGAGGCCGCCCGGCAGCACGTCCTGCGCACCCTCTCCGTGCGATCCGACCATCTCGAAGGAGTCTGA
- a CDS encoding OsmC family protein: MGKEHSYAVTVRWTGNTGTGTSGYRAYGRGHDVVAEGKPDIHATADPAFGGVPERWNPEDLLVASLSQCHMLTYLALCACHGVVVTGYEDTAHGRMRETPGHSGHFTEVVLNPLVTVADPVMTERAVALHHDAHAACFIANSVNFPVRHEPTVRVAADEVTDQAASHG; this comes from the coding sequence GTGGGCAAGGAACACAGCTACGCGGTAACCGTCCGCTGGACCGGCAACACCGGTACGGGGACGTCCGGTTACCGCGCCTACGGCCGGGGGCACGACGTCGTCGCGGAGGGCAAGCCCGACATCCACGCCACGGCCGACCCGGCGTTCGGCGGCGTCCCGGAGCGCTGGAACCCCGAAGACCTGCTGGTCGCCTCGCTCTCCCAGTGCCACATGTTGACGTACCTGGCGCTGTGCGCCTGCCATGGTGTGGTGGTCACCGGCTACGAGGACACCGCGCACGGCCGGATGCGCGAGACGCCCGGCCACAGCGGGCACTTCACCGAGGTCGTGCTCAACCCCCTGGTGACCGTGGCCGACCCGGTGATGACCGAACGCGCCGTCGCGCTCCACCACGACGCCCACGCGGCGTGCTTCATCGCCAACTCGGTCAACTTCCCGGTGCGTCACGAGCCGACGGTGCGCGTCGCGGCGGACGAGGTGACGGATCAGGCCGCGTCGCACGGCTGA
- a CDS encoding Zn-ribbon domain-containing OB-fold protein produces MTETRPDLPEIDEFTRPYWRAAARGRLLIRRCRACGAAHHYPREFCPECWSEDVVWEEASGRATLYTWSVVHVNDLPPFRSGLPYVAAVVDLAEGPRMMTGITGCAPERLRIGMALRVAFRPCEPPDAAEGVVAPVFEPEAA; encoded by the coding sequence ATGACCGAAACCCGTCCCGATCTACCGGAGATCGATGAATTCACCAGGCCCTACTGGCGGGCGGCGGCTCGTGGGCGGCTCCTGATCCGCAGGTGCCGGGCCTGCGGCGCGGCGCACCACTACCCGAGGGAGTTCTGCCCGGAATGCTGGAGCGAGGACGTGGTGTGGGAGGAGGCGAGCGGCCGGGCCACGCTCTACACATGGTCGGTGGTGCACGTCAACGACCTGCCGCCGTTCCGTTCCGGGCTGCCGTACGTCGCGGCCGTGGTGGACCTCGCCGAAGGGCCCCGGATGATGACCGGGATCACCGGGTGCGCGCCGGAACGGCTCCGGATCGGGATGGCGTTGCGGGTGGCGTTCCGTCCGTGCGAGCCGCCGGACGCGGCGGAGGGGGTGGTGGCCCCGGTGTTCGAACCGGAGGCGGCCTGA